In a single window of the Gemmatimonadota bacterium genome:
- the gcvT gene encoding glycine cleavage system aminomethyltransferase GcvT — MIDHRWTIIDHREFDYLRVLTHSRTVSVLKTALLDRHIALGARMVPFAGWEMPVQYQGLVEEHKAVRSAAGLFDLSHMGELWIKGPEADRALDYALVTQPSKLAVGKAHYSMICAADGSVMDDLIVYRLGETRYLVVANGANADVVSAALRERLDGFDASLDDASMRTSLVAIQGPKAAEILQPFIDVDLSTVKYYSGREATAFGLPVLLARTGYTGEDGFELFTLWDDAIAVWDGLLAAGKDAGLVPVGLGARDTLRLEAGMPLYGQELDRATTPFEANLGRVVKFEKEGDFVGRAALAAAKDHPTKTLVALKLTGRGIARTGYPVYLPAAAEPVGIVTSGTASPTLGYAIAMAYLPVANAALGTTVEIGVRSQRVTAEVIALPFYRRST; from the coding sequence ATGATCGATCATCGATGGACGATCATCGATCATCGGGAGTTCGATTATCTTAGAGTTCTGACCCATTCCCGGACCGTTTCCGTGCTCAAGACTGCGCTCCTCGACCGTCATATCGCCCTCGGTGCCCGGATGGTCCCCTTTGCTGGCTGGGAGATGCCCGTCCAGTACCAGGGGCTGGTCGAAGAGCACAAGGCGGTCCGCAGCGCGGCTGGCCTCTTCGACCTCTCCCACATGGGCGAGCTCTGGATCAAGGGGCCCGAGGCCGATCGGGCCCTCGACTATGCCCTGGTCACGCAGCCCTCGAAGCTCGCCGTCGGCAAGGCCCACTACTCGATGATCTGCGCCGCCGACGGCTCGGTGATGGACGACCTGATCGTCTACCGCCTCGGCGAGACGCGCTACCTGGTGGTCGCCAACGGCGCCAACGCCGATGTGGTCTCGGCGGCGCTCCGCGAGCGGCTCGATGGCTTCGATGCCTCGCTCGACGACGCCTCGATGCGCACCTCGCTGGTAGCGATCCAGGGGCCGAAGGCCGCCGAGATCCTTCAGCCGTTCATCGATGTCGACCTGAGCACGGTCAAGTATTACAGCGGTCGTGAGGCCACGGCGTTCGGTCTGCCGGTGCTGCTGGCCCGCACCGGCTATACCGGCGAGGATGGCTTCGAGCTCTTCACGCTGTGGGACGATGCCATCGCCGTCTGGGACGGCCTCCTCGCGGCCGGGAAGGATGCCGGCTTGGTGCCGGTGGGCCTCGGCGCCCGCGACACCCTCCGCCTCGAGGCGGGGATGCCGCTCTACGGCCAGGAGCTCGACCGCGCCACCACGCCGTTCGAGGCCAACCTCGGCCGGGTGGTCAAGTTCGAGAAGGAGGGGGACTTCGTCGGCCGCGCCGCACTGGCCGCCGCCAAGGATCACCCCACCAAGACGCTGGTCGCCCTCAAGCTGACCGGACGCGGCATCGCCCGGACGGGGTACCCCGTCTATCTTCCCGCCGCGGCAGAACCGGTGGGGATTGTTACCAGCGGGACCGCCTCACCCACCCTCGGCTACGCGATCGCCATGGCCTACCTCCCCGTCGCCAACGCGGCACTCGGGACGACGGTCGAGATCGGGGTTCGCAGCCAGCGGGTGACTGCCGAAGTGATCGCCCTGCCGTTCTATCGTCGTTCGACCTGA
- the gcvH gene encoding glycine cleavage system protein GcvH, with the protein MEYPDNLKYSVEHEWLAADGTVGITAFAVEQIGDIVFVELPAVGTVVSAGKPFGVIESVKAVSELFAPASGKIVAINDSLGDAPETVASDCYGAGWLVKIEPSNPDEVLGLRNSADYQTMIAAS; encoded by the coding sequence GTGGAGTATCCGGACAACCTCAAGTATTCGGTTGAGCACGAGTGGCTCGCCGCTGATGGCACCGTCGGCATCACTGCCTTTGCCGTCGAGCAGATCGGCGACATCGTCTTCGTCGAGCTCCCGGCGGTCGGGACGGTGGTGAGCGCCGGCAAGCCGTTCGGCGTGATCGAGTCGGTCAAGGCGGTGAGCGAGCTCTTCGCCCCCGCATCGGGCAAGATCGTTGCGATCAACGACTCGCTCGGCGATGCGCCCGAGACGGTGGCGAGCGACTGCTACGGCGCCGGTTGGCTGGTGAAGATCGAGCCGAGCAATCCCGACGAGGTGCTCGGACTCCGCAACTCCGCGGACTATCAGACGATGATCGCCGCGAGCTGA
- a CDS encoding response regulator transcription factor, whose product MTLPRVLIAEDFEPMADALASWLSPWFEIVGKVSRLEMLAGAIRQTGPDAVLLDLAFKERSALHELPTLRQLPHAPRVVILTAYRDYGLMMGAIDAGASGYVVKTSDFTEVKIALDEVLAGRLYLSPNVRPEGPPRRKIVPRVDDGTWHPMAFEIDLTARQLGILTQLYAGRSARQVATVLEIHHSTVGKELQRLGERIEWAGDTDYLLRWFQAYRRRCDG is encoded by the coding sequence GTGACGCTTCCCCGGGTCCTGATCGCCGAGGACTTCGAGCCGATGGCGGATGCGCTCGCCAGCTGGCTCTCGCCGTGGTTCGAGATCGTCGGCAAGGTGTCGCGGCTGGAGATGCTGGCCGGCGCCATCCGGCAGACCGGCCCGGACGCGGTGTTGCTCGACCTCGCCTTCAAGGAACGCAGCGCGCTGCACGAACTGCCGACGCTGCGACAACTACCGCATGCGCCACGCGTCGTGATCCTCACCGCGTATCGCGACTATGGCCTGATGATGGGCGCGATTGACGCGGGTGCCTCAGGGTACGTCGTGAAGACGTCCGACTTCACCGAGGTGAAGATCGCACTGGACGAGGTCCTTGCCGGGCGCCTCTATCTCTCGCCCAACGTTCGCCCCGAGGGGCCACCACGACGCAAGATCGTGCCACGCGTCGATGATGGCACCTGGCACCCGATGGCCTTCGAGATCGACTTGACGGCGCGCCAACTCGGCATCCTTACGCAGTTGTACGCCGGCCGTTCCGCGCGGCAGGTCGCGACGGTCCTCGAGATCCATCACTCTACCGTGGGAAAGGAACTGCAGCGCCTCGGCGAACGCATCGAGTGGGCAGGGGACACGGACTATCTGCTGCGGTGGTTTCAGGCGTATCGAAGGCGGTGCGATGGCTGA
- a CDS encoding Rrf2 family transcriptional regulator, whose amino-acid sequence MWLSGTAQNALQAVLYLAEHGDPLPVRVGDVAAALGVPKNYLSKTMHILAREGILVSTRGPRGGFALAYPPELLVLAHVVRPFVATGARRCLVGRATCNDATPCAAHHQWSRVAASVETFFGQTTIADLLRSAPSPQPA is encoded by the coding sequence ATGTGGCTCAGTGGCACCGCACAGAATGCGCTGCAGGCCGTGCTCTATCTGGCAGAGCATGGCGACCCCCTCCCGGTCAGGGTGGGTGACGTCGCGGCCGCCCTCGGCGTGCCCAAGAACTATCTCTCGAAGACGATGCACATTCTCGCGCGGGAGGGCATCCTCGTCTCCACCCGCGGTCCACGCGGCGGTTTCGCCCTCGCCTACCCGCCCGAACTGCTTGTCCTGGCGCATGTGGTCCGACCCTTCGTTGCCACCGGCGCACGGCGCTGCCTGGTCGGTCGGGCCACGTGCAATGATGCCACCCCGTGCGCGGCGCACCACCAGTGGTCCCGGGTGGCGGCATCGGTCGAGACCTTTTTCGGACAGACCACGATTGCGGACCTGTTGCGGTCCGCCCCCAGCCCCCAACCCGCCTGA
- a CDS encoding cytochrome C oxidase subunit II, with protein sequence MLTKVHTGLEPVPGIWWRPAHKAEKVWVGIAFAWCMVLFAMMPLWHYRGGQNPAGVRTRVDPKAFYARTVEFANQYKVGEDRGFPIVQPPPGADVYLVGTTFSWYPILQLQAGKEYVLHLSSADVNHGFSLFPININFQVVPGYDYALRVTPTTAGDFRIVCNEFCGIGHHTMVGRVIVVDASGSTVADNAKATLQNGGAP encoded by the coding sequence ATGCTGACCAAGGTACATACCGGGCTTGAACCGGTGCCGGGCATCTGGTGGCGACCAGCCCACAAGGCGGAGAAGGTCTGGGTGGGAATCGCCTTTGCCTGGTGCATGGTGCTCTTCGCCATGATGCCGTTGTGGCACTACCGCGGCGGGCAGAACCCGGCAGGTGTCCGCACGCGGGTCGATCCCAAAGCCTTCTACGCCCGGACGGTGGAGTTCGCGAATCAGTACAAGGTCGGGGAGGATCGCGGCTTTCCGATCGTCCAGCCGCCCCCGGGCGCCGACGTCTATCTCGTAGGCACGACCTTCTCATGGTACCCGATCCTGCAGCTCCAGGCCGGCAAGGAGTACGTGCTGCACCTCTCCTCGGCCGACGTGAATCACGGCTTCTCGCTGTTCCCCATCAACATCAACTTCCAGGTCGTGCCGGGCTATGACTACGCCCTGCGGGTCACGCCGACCACGGCGGGAGATTTCCGCATCGTGTGCAATGAATTCTGTGGCATCGGGCATCACACCATGGTCGGTCGTGTGATCGTGGTGGATGCGTCCGGGTCGACCGTGGCCGACAATGCGAAGGCGACGTTGCAGAACGGCGGTGCCCCATGA
- a CDS encoding SCO family protein, with product MTSSRVVRPGTAFTALLLILLITAAWWALALWPVGSVEPEWLLRTRAACFGSAPGGLPDAGGWILLVGQPLGMLGVLLAVWGTALRADLRRLRSNPWWQGALIVGPAVLLMAVSLTGRRVAVAAGAGAAPSIAPAGALTRTDLNVAALELQDQHGRRRSLAEVGDGPTLLTFAFGHCTTVCPTIVQDLRRARATAARPDVPVVVITLDPWRDTPGRLATLAAQWQLPPTDLVLSGSVAEVEHALDVLGVSRRRDEATGDIAHVGMVAVLHGGRVRARVEGGWGQAAQLLAALPPRRR from the coding sequence ATGACCTCGTCGCGGGTCGTCCGGCCGGGCACGGCCTTCACTGCGCTGCTGCTGATCCTGCTGATCACGGCCGCATGGTGGGCGCTGGCGCTCTGGCCGGTCGGCTCAGTCGAGCCGGAGTGGTTGCTGCGCACCCGCGCCGCCTGCTTCGGCTCGGCGCCCGGTGGCCTGCCCGATGCGGGGGGATGGATCCTCCTCGTCGGGCAACCGCTTGGGATGCTCGGGGTGCTGCTCGCCGTATGGGGCACGGCACTCCGCGCCGACCTCCGCCGGTTGCGGAGCAATCCTTGGTGGCAGGGGGCGTTGATTGTGGGCCCTGCCGTGCTGTTGATGGCCGTCAGCTTGACCGGCCGCCGAGTCGCGGTGGCTGCTGGCGCTGGGGCGGCGCCGTCGATCGCCCCGGCCGGGGCGCTGACGCGCACGGATCTCAACGTGGCCGCACTTGAGTTGCAGGACCAGCATGGCCGCCGCCGTTCGCTTGCCGAGGTGGGCGATGGCCCGACGCTGCTCACCTTTGCATTCGGTCACTGCACGACCGTCTGTCCGACGATCGTACAGGACTTGCGGCGGGCGAGAGCCACCGCAGCTCGGCCTGATGTCCCGGTGGTGGTCATCACGCTCGATCCGTGGCGTGACACGCCGGGTCGGCTGGCGACCCTCGCCGCCCAGTGGCAGTTGCCACCGACCGATCTGGTACTGTCGGGGAGCGTGGCTGAGGTGGAGCATGCCCTCGATGTGTTGGGCGTGTCTCGACGCCGGGACGAGGCGACGGGTGACATCGCTCATGTCGGCATGGTGGCCGTGTTACATGGTGGCCGTGTGCGCGCGCGCGTGGAAGGCGGTTGGGGGCAGGCCGCGCAGCTGCTGGCGGCCCTTCCCCCGCGGCGGCGCTAG
- a CDS encoding helix-turn-helix transcriptional regulator, with protein MVACLPSRTRLADDHLDRLFRALADRTRRDIVARVLSGEEASVSNLAARYAMSFAAVQKHVAVLAGAGLVTKRTQGRERLVRGNPKELARARALLTQLEQLWTSRFSQLDAILAEPFPPTE; from the coding sequence ATGGTTGCATGTCTCCCCAGCCGCACTCGGCTCGCCGATGACCACCTCGATCGCCTTTTCCGGGCGCTCGCCGACCGCACCCGGCGCGACATCGTCGCCCGCGTGCTCAGTGGCGAAGAGGCGTCCGTGTCGAACCTCGCCGCGCGCTATGCGATGTCGTTCGCGGCGGTGCAGAAGCACGTCGCCGTCCTCGCCGGTGCGGGATTGGTGACCAAGCGCACCCAGGGCCGCGAGCGGCTGGTGCGCGGCAACCCGAAGGAGCTCGCCCGCGCGCGGGCACTGCTCACCCAGCTCGAACAGCTCTGGACGTCCCGTTTCAGTCAGCTCGACGCGATCCTCGCCGAGCCCTTCCCCCCGACGGAGTAG
- a CDS encoding cbb3-type cytochrome c oxidase subunit I: MPAVRICPATGRTIHRQAELLVRFNAVVAVVALLIGAIAALLLVLTRWQAVHLLPAVWYYRLLGVHGMNMLIFFIIFFEMAVLWFAATVLLNARPAAPRFGWVNFGLMVVGALIVEWAQWTGRADVLFTSYPPLKAHPLYYLGIILFAVGALLVTAQFFATLVIAKREKTYEGSMPLVVYGAVTAAIIAVITLVHGAMVYIPTFLWSIGVIKSVDPEIYRMLWWALGHSSQQINVAAMVAIWYMLGALTVGSVVLNEKVSRSAFVLYIMFISMASAHHLLVDPGFSPAWKIVNTSYFMYMAVLASMVHGFTVPAGMELGMRLRGFNDGLFGWLRRAPWGDPGFSSLVFSVVVFGFVGGITGVTLGTEQINIIAHNTMRIPGHFHSTVVSGTALAFMGATYYLLPLIFRRKVAFWKLAKVQPYLFAGGLLLLVMGMTFAGSFGVPRRHWDISFSQAPFDVPFNPAVDIFLAIMGIGGIIAVTGALTFILIAVTSVFFGETVTEIPRGAEIRGIPQGLTNPPVHPANVDELNAALHAPERGFAGATPGTLVLVGVFLLAFILYYFTNWKLLSFLWKIG, from the coding sequence ATGCCCGCGGTTCGAATCTGTCCCGCGACCGGCCGCACGATCCACCGTCAGGCCGAGCTGCTGGTGCGCTTCAACGCCGTGGTGGCGGTCGTTGCCCTCCTGATCGGCGCCATCGCCGCGCTGTTGCTCGTGCTGACGAGATGGCAGGCCGTGCACCTGCTGCCGGCGGTCTGGTACTACCGCCTGCTCGGCGTGCATGGCATGAACATGCTGATCTTCTTCATTATCTTCTTCGAAATGGCGGTGCTCTGGTTCGCCGCCACGGTGCTCCTCAACGCGCGACCGGCCGCGCCGCGCTTCGGTTGGGTCAATTTCGGCCTGATGGTCGTCGGCGCACTGATCGTCGAATGGGCCCAATGGACCGGCCGAGCGGACGTCCTCTTCACTTCCTATCCGCCCCTCAAGGCCCACCCGCTGTACTACCTGGGCATCATCCTCTTCGCCGTGGGCGCACTGCTGGTCACGGCGCAATTCTTCGCCACGCTGGTGATTGCCAAGCGGGAAAAGACCTATGAGGGATCGATGCCGCTGGTGGTCTACGGCGCGGTGACTGCGGCGATCATTGCCGTCATCACGTTGGTCCACGGTGCGATGGTCTACATCCCCACCTTCCTCTGGTCGATCGGTGTGATCAAGTCGGTGGACCCTGAGATCTACCGGATGCTCTGGTGGGCACTCGGACACTCGTCGCAGCAGATCAACGTGGCCGCGATGGTCGCGATCTGGTACATGCTCGGCGCGCTCACCGTCGGGTCCGTCGTGTTGAACGAGAAGGTGAGCCGCTCGGCCTTTGTGCTCTATATCATGTTCATTTCGATGGCCTCGGCGCACCACCTGCTGGTGGACCCGGGCTTCAGCCCGGCGTGGAAGATCGTCAACACGTCCTACTTCATGTACATGGCGGTGTTGGCGTCCATGGTCCACGGCTTCACGGTGCCCGCCGGCATGGAACTCGGCATGCGCTTGCGCGGCTTCAACGACGGTCTCTTCGGATGGCTGCGCCGCGCGCCATGGGGTGATCCCGGTTTCTCCTCGCTGGTGTTCTCCGTCGTGGTCTTCGGTTTCGTGGGCGGCATCACTGGCGTGACGCTCGGCACCGAGCAGATCAACATCATCGCGCACAACACCATGCGGATCCCCGGCCACTTCCACTCCACGGTCGTCAGCGGCACGGCGCTCGCCTTCATGGGCGCGACGTACTACCTGCTTCCGCTGATCTTTCGCCGGAAGGTGGCCTTCTGGAAGCTGGCCAAGGTGCAACCCTACCTCTTCGCGGGCGGACTGTTGCTGCTGGTCATGGGGATGACGTTCGCAGGGAGCTTTGGCGTGCCGCGTCGTCACTGGGACATCTCGTTCTCCCAGGCGCCATTCGACGTGCCCTTCAATCCGGCAGTGGACATCTTCCTCGCGATCATGGGGATCGGCGGCATCATCGCGGTGACCGGGGCACTGACATTCATTCTGATCGCGGTCACGTCGGTCTTCTTCGGCGAGACGGTGACCGAGATCCCGCGCGGCGCCGAGATTCGCGGGATTCCGCAGGGCCTCACCAATCCGCCGGTTCATCCGGCGAATGTCGATGAGCTGAACGCCGCACTGCATGCGCCCGAACGGGGATTCGCTGGGGCAACTCCGGGCACCCTGGTGCTGGTGGGCGTCTTTCTCCTCGCCTTCATTCTCTACTACTTCACCAATTGGAAGCTGCTGTCGTTCCTCTGGAAGATCGGATGA
- a CDS encoding SRPBCC domain-containing protein gives MPITSVTSDAAALTLTVVADYPVPVGRLWAAYVDPRQLERFWGPVEWPATFTRHDMAVGGRSHYYMTGPDGTKAHGWFRYLAIEPLSRIEVEDGFADEHDVPNPDMPTMRMVFSFHETPNGSRFQCVTTFTSTEAMESLVAMGMVEGMSSAMGQIDAVLQDLASFAATRGTEAQLLSDTTVRISRVIRGSVEQVWRAHHDPALMQRWLLGPDGWTMPVCQVATQVGERYRYEWESVDGAQRFGFEGELLESAPPYRAVTTEQMIGMDGPGTRNELTLVQTPAGTLLSIVITYPSQELRDMILGSGMTTGMETSYARLEREVLAG, from the coding sequence ATGCCGATCACGTCTGTTACCTCTGATGCCGCCGCCCTGACCCTCACCGTCGTGGCCGATTATCCCGTTCCGGTCGGGCGCCTCTGGGCGGCGTATGTCGATCCGCGGCAGCTTGAGCGCTTCTGGGGGCCGGTCGAGTGGCCGGCGACCTTCACGCGGCACGACATGGCCGTCGGCGGCCGGTCGCACTACTACATGACCGGTCCCGACGGCACCAAGGCGCATGGCTGGTTCCGCTACCTCGCCATCGAGCCGCTGTCGCGGATCGAGGTGGAAGACGGTTTCGCGGACGAGCACGATGTCCCGAATCCTGACATGCCCACCATGCGCATGGTCTTCTCCTTCCACGAAACGCCGAACGGATCACGCTTCCAGTGCGTGACGACCTTCACCAGCACCGAGGCGATGGAATCACTCGTGGCGATGGGGATGGTCGAAGGGATGAGCTCGGCGATGGGCCAGATCGATGCGGTGCTGCAGGACCTCGCCTCGTTCGCGGCCACGCGAGGCACCGAGGCGCAGCTCCTCTCGGACACCACGGTGCGGATCTCGCGCGTCATCCGCGGCTCGGTCGAGCAGGTCTGGCGCGCCCATCACGACCCCGCCCTGATGCAGCGCTGGCTCCTCGGCCCCGACGGCTGGACGATGCCCGTGTGCCAGGTCGCCACGCAGGTCGGCGAACGCTACCGCTACGAATGGGAATCGGTGGACGGGGCGCAGCGCTTCGGCTTCGAGGGCGAGCTGCTCGAGTCCGCGCCGCCGTACCGCGCCGTCACCACTGAACAGATGATCGGCATGGACGGCCCGGGGACGCGCAACGAGCTGACGCTGGTGCAGACACCCGCGGGGACGCTGCTCTCGATCGTGATCACCTATCCGAGCCAGGAGTTGCGCGACATGATCCTCGGCAGCGGGATGACCACGGGGATGGAGACGAGCTACGCCCGCCTCGAGCGCGAGGTGCTCGCCGGCTAG
- a CDS encoding cytochrome b N-terminal domain-containing protein, protein MPRLHRPLRRLVATLDAGFTRLYGVVWNPLHQPGTVAVAMLLVMLTTGLYLVFLYRVGAPAASVARLAADPLLGSWIRSLHRYASDLFVIAAVIHAFRMMLQLRSWGPRTAAWLSGVFLLGIGLLCAWTGFVMAWDSFGQRLALEGARLLDALPILSEPVGRIFAGEGPVPSAFFFVNLFLHIAIPLAMGAGLWLHISRLARPTLLPPRPLLWGLIAALLLAAIVWPAPLGPAADPLALPATTPLNLVTAWWLPFSEQLPPLVPWLGALVMVGIAVLIPRFTRQPREGAWAPSHVDPRHCTGCNQCPQDCPWEAITMVARTDDRPTLVAQVDPSRCVSCGICAGSCAPMGVGPPGHTGRDQLVALRSGLLPRMASATPGGAGTIAICCAQSPLAHRAALESRGATLHLVPCVGNLHSSVVEILIRGGASGVLVAGCPRAIVAGARGRSGSTKGSSTTARPSCSHGLIGDACASRHWRRVPWRKRSRPTMRSRSISPRWRRHRPRRWTTCPSSSSVSRCHLTRMQRDRVASAWCDRGNHHPAGAAGCDVGTCRPSRSDGRCPVAALLACAPGADRTMPSTVCRGARRGRGTHAATRHLYWGGSELHPACGGRRQRAHRGDRPRRWPAAR, encoded by the coding sequence ATGCCCAGACTGCATCGACCCCTCCGCCGACTGGTCGCTACCCTGGACGCCGGCTTCACCCGGCTCTACGGCGTGGTGTGGAATCCCCTGCACCAGCCGGGGACCGTCGCGGTGGCCATGCTCCTGGTGATGTTGACCACGGGCCTCTACCTCGTCTTCCTCTATCGGGTGGGCGCACCCGCCGCATCGGTCGCGCGCCTCGCCGCCGACCCGTTGCTCGGCTCATGGATTCGGTCGCTCCATCGCTACGCCTCGGACCTCTTCGTCATCGCGGCGGTGATCCACGCGTTCCGCATGATGCTTCAGCTACGCAGTTGGGGACCCCGCACGGCGGCGTGGCTCTCCGGCGTCTTCCTGCTCGGCATCGGCCTGCTCTGCGCCTGGACAGGATTCGTGATGGCATGGGACTCGTTCGGGCAGAGGCTGGCGCTGGAGGGGGCCCGCCTGCTCGACGCCCTCCCCATCCTCTCGGAACCCGTCGGCAGGATCTTCGCGGGCGAGGGCCCGGTTCCGAGCGCCTTCTTCTTCGTCAACCTCTTCCTCCACATCGCCATTCCGCTCGCGATGGGCGCAGGCCTCTGGCTGCACATCTCACGTCTCGCCCGCCCCACCCTGTTGCCACCGCGCCCTCTCCTGTGGGGCTTGATCGCGGCGTTGCTCCTTGCCGCGATCGTCTGGCCCGCACCGCTTGGCCCCGCCGCGGATCCGCTCGCCCTGCCGGCGACGACGCCCCTCAACCTCGTCACGGCGTGGTGGCTGCCATTCTCGGAACAACTTCCGCCCCTGGTGCCGTGGCTTGGCGCACTCGTGATGGTGGGGATTGCCGTCCTGATTCCGCGCTTCACGCGGCAACCGCGCGAGGGGGCGTGGGCACCGAGCCATGTTGACCCCCGGCATTGCACTGGGTGCAATCAGTGTCCGCAGGATTGCCCCTGGGAAGCGATCACCATGGTTGCGCGCACCGACGATCGGCCGACCCTCGTGGCGCAGGTGGACCCGTCCCGGTGTGTGAGCTGTGGCATCTGCGCCGGCTCGTGTGCCCCGATGGGCGTCGGCCCGCCGGGCCACACCGGTCGCGATCAGCTCGTCGCGCTCAGGAGCGGGCTCCTGCCGCGCATGGCCTCGGCGACGCCGGGTGGCGCTGGCACGATCGCCATCTGCTGCGCTCAGTCACCGCTAGCCCACCGCGCGGCCCTGGAGTCGCGCGGCGCTACGCTGCACCTTGTCCCCTGCGTGGGCAATCTCCACTCGTCCGTGGTGGAAATCCTGATTCGCGGCGGGGCATCAGGGGTCCTGGTCGCCGGCTGCCCCCGCGCGATTGTAGCGGGCGCGAGGGGCCGAAGTGGCTCAACGAAAGGCTCTTCAACGACCGCGAGGCCGAGTTGCAGCCACGGGTTGATCGGCGACGCCTGCGCGTCACGACACTGGCGCCGGGTGCCCTGGCGGAAACGCTCGCGGCCTACGATGCGTTCACGCAGCATCTCGCCACGTTGGCGCCGCCACCGGCCGAGGCGGTGGACGACCTGTCCCTCGAGCTCCTCTGTGAGTCGGTGCCACTTGACGAGGATGCAGCGTGACCGCGTCGCGTCGGCTTGGTGCGATCGCGGGAACCATCATCCCGCTGGCGCTGCTGGTTGCGACGTCGGGACCTGCCGTCCCTCACGCTCGGATGGGCGATGCCCAGTTGCGGCTCTCCTGGCGTGCGCGCCCGGAGCGGATCGAACAATGCCGTCGACCGTCTGCCGCGGAGCTCGCCGAGGTCGCGGAACACATGCGGCAACGCGTCATCTGTACTGGGGTGGAAGCGAGTTACACCCTGCGTGTGGCGGTCGACGACAGCGTGCTCACCGAGGAGATCGTCCGCGGCGGTGGCCTGCGGCACGATAG